The DNA segment GTTCGTTCAAGCGGTGAGCGCCGGTCAACAATACATGGATGCGATACGAAGTTCCGTCGAACAGGGAACGCCCATGCCGCAGCCGCCCGTCATCCCGATCGACGGCGGCGTTTCCGTCACCGGCAACGGTGTGAAGAACGCCTCGCCCGGAAACTTCACGATCACCGGAAATTGCCTGCCCGTTGCCGGATTTACGCGACTGGAGGACTGCACTGTTTCTGTGACATGGAACGAGGGCAGCGCGAATCGATTGTATCAGGTGGAGTCGTATGCGACCAAGCAAGTATCGTAGCGCGCGACACGCGCGCGGATTCACGCTCGCCGAGATCCTCACGGTGGCGGTGCTCTTCGGCATGCTGCTGACCACGATCGCTGCGGTCATTCCGGCGGTCATGCGGGCGCCGGCGCAGATGCAATCGCAGGTGGACGAAGTCAATTCGGCTGCACTGGCGTTGTACAAAGTCCAGCGCGACGCGCGCCAGAGCGATGTCAATGGCGTATTTAACTGCACGACTCTTCCTATCGTCGCCTGCAGTCAACAGGTCGGACCACCCACGCAGACGCAAGCTGTCGCGATCGCGGGAAACGATTCGTCGCAGTTCTTCTTAACCGGGGGACAAAATTCGGGTCAGGCGAGCTGGACCGGTTACACCGTCTATTGGTTAGCGCCGAGTTCATCGGGAATCGGCATGGACCTGATGCGGTCATTCGAGCCCGTTGTCTCAAATATTTTGAACGGTGTGCCGCAATTCAAGACTGCTGACGCGACCTGGGCTGTGACGACAGCGCTCCTGATCTCGTCGCCGGACGTAGCCGCGGGCGACGTCCGCAAACTCTTGGTGGGTGTCACGCCTGCCAACGGCATTGTCGCTTTGCAGATGAGCGCGGGTGTGAACCGCGGCGATCAGACCGAACTCACGATGTATGGCAACACGTATGCGCGCAACTGACGTTGTTCGAACGTCGCAACGCGGCGTGGTCATGCTCATCGTCGTCATCTTGGTGGCGCTGCTCATCATCGTCGCGCTGATCGTCGCCTACGGCGCCTTTAACGCGCAG comes from the Candidatus Eremiobacteraceae bacterium genome and includes:
- a CDS encoding prepilin-type N-terminal cleavage/methylation domain-containing protein translates to MAIRSSGARGFTILEALLGITIFAIALAAFYSIIPGSFQTTSHDDQFVQAVSAGQQYMDAIRSSVEQGTPMPQPPVIPIDGGVSVTGNGVKNASPGNFTITGNCLPVAGFTRLEDCTVSVTWNEGSANRLYQVESYATKQVS